Proteins encoded in a region of the Leifsonia sp. PS1209 genome:
- a CDS encoding ABC transporter permease, producing the protein MPIIRELGPTILGVLLLAALATAVLTVYRVPRRWAPLLAILRGALQLAVISLILAGVITSPVWVALALLVMFSVAAATATRRVGWSVDHATMMGVAMATGIVVTLAVVFLTGAIEFSARYALAIGGIVIGNAMSIATLTGRRFTEATIDHWDEVEGWLALGATPRRSTLDLARGAVYSALIPSVDQTKTTGLVTLPGAFVGAIFGGVSPLEAGRFQVVVLAAIMAAGSITAVIVSAWLAPVRTRPVVLD; encoded by the coding sequence GTGCCCATCATCCGCGAGCTCGGCCCGACCATCCTGGGCGTGCTGCTGCTCGCCGCGCTGGCCACCGCCGTGCTCACGGTGTACCGGGTGCCCCGCCGGTGGGCTCCGCTGCTGGCGATCCTCCGCGGTGCGCTGCAGCTGGCGGTCATCAGCCTGATCCTGGCGGGAGTCATCACCAGTCCGGTGTGGGTGGCGCTCGCCCTGCTCGTCATGTTCTCCGTGGCCGCCGCGACCGCGACGAGACGGGTCGGCTGGTCGGTCGACCACGCGACCATGATGGGCGTCGCGATGGCGACCGGCATCGTCGTGACGCTCGCCGTCGTGTTCCTCACCGGGGCCATCGAGTTCTCCGCCCGGTACGCGCTCGCGATCGGCGGCATCGTGATCGGGAACGCCATGAGCATCGCGACACTCACCGGACGCCGCTTCACCGAGGCGACCATCGACCACTGGGATGAGGTCGAAGGCTGGCTCGCGCTCGGCGCCACCCCCAGACGGTCCACCCTCGACCTGGCGCGCGGCGCCGTCTACTCCGCGCTCATCCCGTCGGTCGACCAGACCAAGACGACGGGCCTCGTCACGTTGCCCGGCGCGTTCGTCGGCGCGATCTTCGGCGGGGTGTCACCGCTCGAAGCCGGACGGTTCCAGGTGGTGGTCCTCGCGGCGATCATGGCGGCGGGGTCGATCACGGCGGTCATCGTCTCCGCGTGGCTGGCGCCGGTGCGGACGCGGCCCGTCGTGCTGGACTGA
- a CDS encoding GntR family transcriptional regulator produces the protein MLIRLEAESAASFAEQIVAQVRLGVAGGEIRVGERLPSARELAGSLGVNMHTVLRAYDTLREAGVIDLRRGRGAVVVAGDTASVRTVFEAAASLVAEAAKAGISSTELSVIIKGIA, from the coding sequence ATGTTGATCCGTCTGGAGGCCGAGTCCGCCGCGTCGTTCGCCGAGCAGATCGTCGCGCAGGTGCGGCTCGGCGTGGCCGGCGGCGAGATCCGCGTCGGAGAACGTCTGCCGTCCGCGCGGGAGCTGGCGGGGTCGCTCGGAGTGAACATGCACACGGTGCTGCGCGCGTACGACACCCTGCGCGAGGCCGGGGTGATCGACCTGCGGCGCGGGCGAGGCGCTGTCGTCGTGGCCGGTGACACCGCCTCCGTGCGCACCGTCTTCGAGGCGGCGGCGTCCCTCGTCGCCGAGGCCGCGAAGGCCGGGATCAGCTCGACAGAGCTCTCCGTGATCATCAAGGGGATCGCATGA
- the fliP gene encoding flagellar type III secretion system pore protein FliP (The bacterial flagellar biogenesis protein FliP forms a type III secretion system (T3SS)-type pore required for flagellar assembly.), which translates to MVLLTANVAHAAPLPMVPEPVPTPTGPAGPGGGTGGVTIDINGPNGTPSAAILTLLGITLLSVAPALLLMMSSFTKIFVVLALTRNALALPSIPPNQVLAGLALFLSLFIMSPVLIDINNTAVQPYLNGHIDFTAAVHLAEGPLRGFMLAHVREEDIALMTRAAGRPNPASPSAVPMLTLIPAFMISELRAAFIIGFVIFVPFLVIDMVVSAALMSMGMMMLPPVMISLPFKILLFVLVDGWGLVITSLITSYRGGG; encoded by the coding sequence ATGGTGCTGCTCACGGCGAACGTCGCGCACGCAGCCCCGCTGCCGATGGTGCCTGAGCCCGTCCCCACCCCGACCGGTCCGGCCGGTCCCGGCGGAGGCACCGGCGGCGTCACCATCGACATCAACGGACCGAACGGCACACCGTCCGCGGCCATCCTGACCCTGCTGGGCATCACCCTGCTGTCCGTCGCGCCCGCGCTGCTGCTGATGATGTCGTCGTTCACCAAGATCTTCGTCGTCCTGGCTCTCACCAGGAACGCCCTCGCGCTGCCGTCGATCCCGCCGAACCAGGTGCTCGCCGGCCTCGCCCTGTTCCTCAGCCTGTTCATCATGAGCCCGGTGCTGATCGACATCAACAACACGGCCGTGCAGCCGTACCTGAACGGCCACATCGACTTCACCGCGGCGGTGCATCTGGCCGAGGGGCCGTTGCGGGGCTTCATGCTGGCGCACGTCCGCGAGGAGGACATCGCGCTGATGACGCGTGCGGCCGGGCGCCCGAACCCGGCGAGCCCGTCCGCCGTCCCGATGCTCACCCTCATCCCGGCGTTCATGATCTCGGAGCTGCGGGCCGCGTTCATCATCGGCTTCGTGATCTTCGTGCCGTTCCTGGTGATCGACATGGTCGTCTCCGCCGCGCTGATGTCGATGGGCATGATGATGCTCCCGCCGGTGATGATCTCGCTGCCGTTCAAGATCCTGCTGTTCGTGCTGGTGGATGGCTGGGGCCTCGTCATCACGAGCCTCATCACGAGCTATCGGGGTGGCGGATGA
- a CDS encoding MotA/TolQ/ExbB proton channel family protein produces MDPATIIGIVLAFGAVVAMVTMEGAHLSALVLPAPMVLVFGATFAVGIASGTLKDFMVAMKSIPRALRGKIEPPQQVIDQVVDLAEKARANGLLAMEQEADTIDDPFLKRALQNIADGTDGDELRVLLEDEIATKSKKDRVAAKFFSGMGGYAPTIGIIGTVVSLTHVLENLAEPGELGPMIASAFVATLWGLLSANFLWLPLGARLRRLSELDVERMTLLMEGVLAVQSGSQPRLLGERLRAMVPDAGSSKKDAKEPKAEKLKEAA; encoded by the coding sequence ATGGATCCCGCAACCATAATCGGCATCGTCCTGGCGTTCGGCGCCGTCGTCGCCATGGTGACGATGGAGGGCGCGCACCTCAGCGCCCTCGTGCTTCCCGCTCCGATGGTGCTCGTCTTCGGCGCCACGTTCGCCGTCGGCATCGCCAGTGGGACGCTCAAAGACTTCATGGTGGCCATGAAGTCCATCCCGCGTGCGCTGCGGGGCAAGATCGAGCCGCCGCAGCAGGTCATCGACCAGGTGGTCGACCTCGCGGAGAAGGCCCGCGCCAACGGACTGCTCGCAATGGAGCAGGAGGCGGACACCATCGACGACCCGTTCCTCAAGCGCGCCCTGCAGAACATCGCGGACGGCACGGACGGCGACGAGCTTCGCGTGCTGCTGGAGGACGAGATCGCCACCAAGTCGAAGAAGGACAGGGTCGCGGCCAAGTTCTTCAGCGGCATGGGCGGCTACGCGCCGACGATCGGCATCATCGGAACGGTCGTCTCGCTCACCCACGTGCTCGAGAACCTGGCGGAGCCCGGCGAACTCGGGCCGATGATCGCGAGCGCGTTCGTGGCGACCCTGTGGGGTCTGCTGTCCGCCAACTTCCTCTGGCTGCCGCTCGGCGCCCGCCTCCGCAGGCTGTCCGAACTGGATGTGGAGCGCATGACCCTGCTGATGGAGGGCGTGCTCGCCGTGCAGTCCGGCAGCCAGCCGCGCCTCCTCGGTGAGCGCCTGCGCGCGATGGTCCCGGATGCCGGCAGCAGCAAGAAGGACGCCAAAGAGCCCAAGGCCGAGAAGCTCAAGGAAGCTGCGTAG
- a CDS encoding flagellar motor switch protein FliM, whose translation MTTLHAPETAPEAPVYDFRRPTTLAREHSRVLELAFETFARQWATQLTAKVRVLSQVECESVAMQTYDEYAASLPATTAMVLCELDGIAPKGVIQFPTVAALSWVNAMLGGTGNPVDAERTFTQIEHALVRRLMDDALEDLRYSLGALLVTPIGVDAIQYNSQFAQAAATAELMIVATFELRVGENVAPATLALPAIVLLPQLGETNPTSSADDARELLDAQLAHVPVDVSLRLTPARVKPSVVLGLAVGDLLPIPHPQHRPFDLAVGGHPVAGAALGSSGSRLACVIVNTED comes from the coding sequence GTGACCACCCTGCACGCTCCTGAGACTGCGCCAGAGGCGCCGGTGTACGACTTCCGGCGTCCGACGACGCTGGCGCGCGAGCACTCGCGGGTGCTCGAGCTCGCGTTCGAGACGTTCGCGCGGCAGTGGGCGACGCAGTTGACCGCCAAGGTGCGGGTGCTCAGCCAGGTGGAGTGCGAGTCCGTCGCCATGCAGACGTACGACGAGTACGCCGCATCGCTGCCCGCGACCACCGCGATGGTGCTCTGCGAGCTCGACGGCATCGCGCCGAAGGGCGTCATCCAGTTCCCGACCGTCGCCGCCCTGTCCTGGGTGAACGCGATGCTGGGCGGAACGGGCAACCCAGTGGATGCCGAGCGCACCTTCACGCAGATCGAGCACGCGCTCGTGCGGCGGCTGATGGACGACGCGCTCGAAGACCTGCGGTATTCGCTGGGCGCCCTGCTGGTCACGCCGATCGGCGTCGACGCCATCCAGTACAACTCGCAGTTCGCGCAGGCGGCGGCCACCGCGGAGCTGATGATCGTCGCCACCTTCGAGCTGCGGGTGGGGGAGAACGTCGCACCGGCGACGCTGGCCCTTCCCGCCATCGTCCTGCTCCCTCAGCTGGGGGAGACCAACCCGACCAGCAGTGCCGACGACGCACGCGAGCTCCTGGATGCGCAGCTCGCCCACGTGCCCGTCGACGTCTCCCTGCGGCTCACCCCCGCACGGGTCAAGCCGAGCGTCGTGCTCGGGCTCGCCGTCGGCGACCTGCTCCCGATCCCGCATCCGCAACACCGACCGTTCGATCTCGCCGTCGGGGGCCACCCCGTCGCCGGTGCAGCGCTGGGCTCCAGCGGCTCGCGCCTGGCGTGCGTGATCGTGAACACAGAGGACTGA
- a CDS encoding flagellar FlbD family protein → MIVVTRLNDSQFAVNPDLIERIHASPDTTLVMVDGAKFIVTESMSEVIEKIAAYRARVIALAHDLPTANTRPSGAPQLGLVPPADTGRDDEAPDAHREHPEARTVPLRARKK, encoded by the coding sequence ATGATCGTCGTCACCCGACTGAACGACAGCCAGTTCGCGGTCAACCCCGACCTCATCGAGCGCATCCACGCGAGCCCGGACACCACGCTCGTGATGGTCGACGGCGCGAAGTTCATCGTGACGGAGAGCATGTCCGAGGTCATCGAGAAGATCGCCGCATACCGGGCACGGGTCATCGCGCTCGCCCACGATCTGCCCACCGCGAACACGCGCCCCTCCGGCGCCCCGCAGCTCGGCCTGGTTCCCCCCGCGGACACCGGCCGTGACGACGAGGCCCCGGATGCGCACCGCGAGCATCCCGAAGCTCGGACCGTTCCCCTCCGCGCAAGGAAGAAGTAA
- a CDS encoding flagellar biosynthetic protein FliQ, whose translation MNANAVLDIAMQGLMITAKLAAPIVVTALVVGFAISLVQSITQIQEVTLSFVPKAAAVGVALIVCGHWMISELITFTNVLFEKIPSLLGGG comes from the coding sequence ATGAACGCGAACGCGGTCCTCGACATCGCCATGCAGGGCCTGATGATCACCGCCAAGCTGGCCGCCCCGATCGTGGTCACGGCGCTCGTGGTCGGCTTCGCCATCTCCCTGGTGCAGTCGATCACCCAGATCCAGGAGGTGACGCTCTCGTTCGTGCCGAAGGCTGCGGCTGTCGGCGTGGCGCTCATCGTCTGCGGACACTGGATGATCTCCGAGCTGATCACGTTCACGAACGTGCTGTTCGAGAAGATCCCGTCGCTGCTGGGCGGCGGCTGA
- a CDS encoding EscU/YscU/HrcU family type III secretion system export apparatus switch protein has protein sequence MSDAQERTEQATDKRMKEAREKGRLGKSMDLTAWVGVGAAAVMLPFTIGLGSSAGVDQLFTVRSIIENPDPAAALKALGDGLGSILGTIGPLLAVAAIAIIGAAAAQGGVHLKKLEGKYEQFNIVKGVARVFGMRALWEGAKTLLKSAVVAVGLYLVVQGLMPVLLTAGSLSLNSLLAAATSGATGLLQAAVGAGLVLAGLDVLVVMRRNRKQTRMTKREVRDEQKNSDGDPLIRSQRRSRQLAMSRNRMIAAIAMSDVVLVNPTHIAIAIKYEPGKSAPRVVAKGSGTIAQRIREKAEEERVPIVKDIPLARALHAGCQLGDEIPVDLYNQVARVLAFVMSLKARGSAYGTHTMTPILGGI, from the coding sequence ATGAGCGACGCGCAGGAACGCACAGAACAGGCGACCGACAAGCGGATGAAGGAGGCCCGCGAGAAGGGCCGCCTCGGCAAGTCGATGGACCTCACCGCGTGGGTGGGCGTCGGGGCGGCGGCCGTGATGCTGCCGTTCACCATCGGCCTCGGCAGCAGCGCAGGGGTCGACCAGCTGTTCACCGTGCGCTCCATCATCGAGAACCCTGACCCTGCGGCAGCGCTGAAGGCCCTCGGGGACGGGCTCGGCAGCATCCTGGGCACCATCGGCCCGCTGCTGGCTGTCGCCGCCATCGCGATCATCGGCGCGGCGGCCGCCCAGGGCGGCGTGCACCTCAAGAAGCTCGAGGGCAAGTACGAGCAGTTCAACATCGTCAAGGGCGTCGCCAGGGTGTTCGGGATGCGCGCGCTCTGGGAGGGCGCGAAGACCCTGCTCAAGTCCGCGGTCGTCGCCGTCGGCCTCTACCTCGTGGTGCAGGGGCTCATGCCCGTGCTGCTGACCGCGGGCAGCCTGTCCCTGAACTCCCTGCTCGCCGCCGCGACCAGCGGCGCGACCGGCCTGCTGCAGGCCGCGGTCGGCGCCGGCCTGGTGCTCGCAGGGCTCGACGTGCTCGTCGTGATGCGCCGCAACCGCAAGCAGACCCGCATGACCAAGCGCGAGGTGCGCGACGAGCAGAAGAACAGCGACGGCGACCCGCTGATCCGGTCGCAGCGCCGCTCCCGCCAGCTCGCGATGAGCCGCAACAGGATGATCGCCGCCATCGCGATGTCGGATGTGGTGCTCGTCAACCCGACGCACATCGCCATCGCCATCAAGTACGAGCCCGGCAAGTCGGCCCCGCGCGTGGTCGCGAAGGGCTCCGGCACGATCGCGCAGCGCATCCGCGAGAAGGCGGAGGAGGAGCGCGTGCCGATCGTGAAGGACATCCCGCTCGCCCGCGCGCTGCACGCCGGATGCCAGCTGGGCGACGAGATCCCCGTCGACCTCTACAACCAGGTGGCGAGGGTGCTCGCGTTCGTCATGTCGCTGAAGGCCCGCGGCTCCGCATACGGAACCCACACCATGACCCCGATCCTGGGAGGCATCTGA
- a CDS encoding flagellar biosynthetic protein FliR, with product MYIPIDLSTIEAIALASLRMVAFLVIAPPFSYNGIPAQIKGMLAIGLAVAVAPRVAAGYHSADIGMFLVDLLRELAVGATLGFLVYLVFAAVQSAGSLVDLFGGFQLAQAFDPQSMINGAQFTRLFQMTALALLFASGAYQLIIGGLIRSYDAIPLAAGIDLSDPAKQMVTGVTQMFVAAVQIAGPLIVVLFLADVGLGLLTRVAPALNAFSLGFPLKIMLTVVLSAVLFVALPGVVEGLTGTAVKTMLGVGR from the coding sequence ATGTACATCCCCATCGACCTGTCCACCATCGAGGCCATCGCGCTGGCGTCGCTGCGCATGGTCGCGTTCCTGGTGATCGCGCCGCCGTTCTCCTACAACGGCATCCCCGCCCAGATCAAAGGGATGCTCGCCATCGGCCTCGCCGTGGCCGTCGCCCCGCGGGTCGCTGCGGGGTACCACTCCGCAGACATCGGGATGTTCCTCGTCGATCTGCTGCGGGAGCTCGCGGTCGGCGCGACGCTCGGCTTCCTCGTCTACCTGGTGTTCGCCGCCGTGCAGTCGGCCGGCAGCCTGGTGGACCTGTTCGGCGGCTTCCAGCTGGCGCAGGCGTTCGACCCGCAGTCGATGATCAACGGCGCCCAGTTCACCCGGCTGTTCCAGATGACGGCGCTGGCGCTGCTGTTCGCATCCGGTGCGTACCAGCTCATCATCGGCGGCCTGATCCGCTCGTACGACGCCATCCCGCTGGCGGCGGGCATCGACCTCTCCGACCCCGCCAAGCAGATGGTCACCGGGGTGACGCAGATGTTCGTGGCCGCTGTGCAGATCGCCGGGCCGCTCATCGTGGTGCTGTTCCTGGCCGACGTCGGCCTCGGCCTGCTCACGCGTGTGGCGCCGGCGCTCAACGCGTTCTCGCTCGGTTTCCCGCTGAAGATCATGCTCACCGTCGTGCTCTCCGCGGTGCTGTTCGTTGCGTTACCGGGGGTCGTCGAGGGCCTGACCGGTACCGCTGTCAAGACGATGCTGGGGGTGGGCCGATGA
- a CDS encoding VOC family protein codes for MTARIANVTIHAEDPAALARFWSAAMGYPEPTGWSDDELATLKANGLDDDAIASRAVAWDGDRSHQRFYFTRYRHERRQRNRMHIDITPFDDRRASRDELEAERDRLVSLGATVEKPLIGSWGPFEEFAIMMRDPEGNEFCLQ; via the coding sequence ATGACCGCGCGCATCGCCAACGTCACCATCCACGCGGAGGACCCTGCGGCCCTCGCCCGCTTCTGGAGCGCGGCGATGGGCTATCCGGAGCCGACAGGATGGTCGGACGACGAGCTCGCCACGCTGAAGGCCAACGGGCTGGACGACGACGCGATCGCCTCCCGCGCCGTCGCCTGGGACGGGGACCGCAGCCACCAGCGCTTCTACTTCACCCGCTACCGCCACGAGCGCAGGCAACGCAACCGGATGCACATCGACATCACGCCGTTCGACGACCGTCGGGCATCCCGCGACGAGCTGGAAGCCGAACGCGACCGCCTCGTCTCCCTCGGGGCAACGGTCGAGAAGCCGCTCATCGGTTCGTGGGGGCCATTCGAGGAGTTCGCGATCATGATGCGCGACCCCGAGGGCAACGAGTTCTGCCTGCAGTGA
- the fliN gene encoding flagellar motor switch protein FliN — translation MSMTTTGTASALSASDALAAANALVGVLPTGTPLTPRLHTLGAFAGATGSAVVASFVGAVSADLAVVLLDAPSIVDDAADGSPVVAIQDVLQPAIEAASDTLGAGVLDDARVEDATQLFEDAGTVVFELAGASGIVGWFAIRGRASANERDLGSGSIAGKLGRISNVEMALTVEIGRTRMPVRDVLAMEPGAVIELDRSAGSPADVLLNGRLIAHGEIVVVDQDYAVRITKILDASEDLD, via the coding sequence ATGAGCATGACCACCACCGGTACGGCGTCCGCCCTGAGCGCATCCGATGCGCTCGCCGCGGCGAACGCCCTCGTCGGCGTCCTGCCGACGGGCACGCCGCTGACCCCGCGCCTGCACACGCTCGGCGCGTTCGCCGGGGCGACCGGCAGCGCCGTGGTCGCCAGCTTCGTCGGCGCTGTGTCCGCCGATCTGGCCGTCGTGCTGCTGGATGCGCCGAGCATCGTCGACGACGCGGCGGACGGTTCGCCCGTCGTCGCCATCCAGGATGTGCTGCAGCCCGCCATCGAGGCGGCCAGCGACACGCTCGGCGCCGGGGTGCTCGACGACGCGCGGGTCGAGGACGCGACCCAGCTGTTCGAGGACGCGGGAACCGTCGTGTTCGAGCTGGCCGGTGCATCCGGGATCGTCGGCTGGTTCGCCATCCGGGGACGTGCGAGCGCGAACGAGCGCGACCTCGGCTCGGGGTCGATCGCGGGGAAGCTGGGCCGCATCAGCAACGTCGAGATGGCGTTGACGGTGGAGATCGGCCGCACCAGGATGCCCGTGCGCGACGTGCTCGCGATGGAGCCCGGCGCGGTCATCGAACTGGACCGCTCCGCCGGGTCGCCCGCGGACGTGCTGCTCAACGGCCGTCTGATCGCGCACGGCGAGATCGTGGTCGTCGACCAGGACTACGCGGTGCGCATCACCAAGATCCTCGACGCTTCGGAAGACCTGGACTGA
- a CDS encoding DUF1648 domain-containing protein, with amino-acid sequence MSRRGAVRRSIAVALALVPPAWLIITAVTVGPKLGSRMASHWSGTGTPDGFADTWPTFWMFAAIVTGLTAGAIALVVAARTTPQARMWVGIVVGLAGLTALAWTASAEATAAAATPEEAVLGARLLLLIPVVGLGALAFLFVPPTEGQTDSDGDSDDDRRERPTPPLRSGDRLVWSGTTGSAWFGAPAAALIAGGILCLVAAIATPALIAAATFLLLLGCTLLLLASVRLVVDARGIRLVSTVFRIPLIRVKLDDIDAVSAEQISPLRWGGWGFRISTRGIAYVTRKSEGIVITRRRGADVAITIGAAEQARAAAELLVDQHRAGMRRAD; translated from the coding sequence ATGAGCCGCCGCGGAGCTGTCCGCCGCAGCATCGCGGTCGCCCTCGCTCTGGTGCCGCCGGCCTGGCTGATCATCACGGCCGTGACCGTCGGCCCGAAGCTCGGCTCCCGGATGGCGTCCCACTGGTCCGGAACGGGCACCCCTGACGGTTTCGCGGACACCTGGCCCACGTTCTGGATGTTCGCAGCGATCGTCACCGGTCTGACGGCCGGTGCGATCGCCCTCGTCGTCGCCGCGCGGACCACACCCCAGGCCCGGATGTGGGTGGGCATCGTCGTGGGCCTGGCCGGGCTGACCGCCCTCGCCTGGACGGCATCGGCGGAGGCCACAGCTGCGGCCGCGACACCCGAGGAGGCCGTGCTCGGCGCCCGGCTCCTTCTGCTCATCCCCGTCGTGGGGCTCGGGGCGCTGGCGTTCCTTTTCGTTCCTCCCACAGAGGGGCAGACGGACAGCGATGGCGACAGCGACGACGACCGGCGCGAGCGCCCGACCCCTCCGCTGCGCTCGGGCGATCGGCTGGTCTGGTCCGGCACCACCGGCAGCGCGTGGTTCGGCGCGCCGGCCGCCGCACTGATCGCTGGCGGGATCCTGTGCCTGGTCGCCGCCATCGCGACACCGGCGCTGATCGCCGCCGCGACCTTCCTGCTCCTGCTGGGATGCACGCTCCTTCTGCTCGCGAGCGTGCGGCTCGTCGTCGACGCCCGGGGCATCCGGCTCGTCTCCACGGTCTTCCGCATCCCGCTCATCCGGGTGAAGCTGGACGACATCGACGCGGTGTCGGCCGAGCAGATCAGCCCACTCCGCTGGGGCGGCTGGGGCTTCCGGATCTCGACGAGGGGCATCGCGTACGTCACGCGCAAGAGCGAAGGCATCGTGATCACCCGGCGTCGCGGCGCGGATGTCGCGATCACCATCGGCGCCGCCGAGCAGGCCCGCGCGGCGGCCGAGCTCCTGGTCGACCAGCACCGGGCAGGGATGCGCCGAGCCGACTGA
- a CDS encoding flagellar motor protein MotB — MSARRRRKHEPEEEHENEERWMASYMDMVTVLMCMFIVLFAMSTVDQKKFAELKDSLATGFGQVKSQKIDTATGVIVPPSQVDDKGKNTDLALAQQEAQNLKDLKDRILAALTKDGLQDAVQLRIDARGLTIGLVGNETFFASNRAELSVQATQVLNDIGPVLAPTPYQVSVEGHADLRQPGAPYPTNWELSAGRATSVLRHLVETDGFPQERIVALSYGSARPLASATGTTDADLALNRRVDVVVLSNQEDAIRKLIPQVLGSTTTASG, encoded by the coding sequence ATGTCCGCACGCCGCCGTCGCAAGCACGAGCCAGAGGAGGAGCACGAGAACGAGGAGCGCTGGATGGCCTCCTACATGGACATGGTCACCGTGCTCATGTGCATGTTCATCGTGCTGTTCGCGATGTCGACGGTGGACCAGAAGAAGTTCGCCGAGCTGAAAGACTCGCTGGCGACCGGGTTCGGGCAGGTGAAGTCGCAGAAGATCGACACGGCCACCGGCGTGATCGTGCCGCCGTCCCAGGTGGACGACAAGGGCAAGAACACCGACCTGGCCCTCGCCCAGCAGGAGGCGCAGAACCTCAAAGACCTGAAGGACCGCATCCTGGCCGCGCTGACCAAGGACGGGCTGCAGGATGCCGTCCAGCTGCGCATCGACGCACGCGGGCTCACGATCGGGCTGGTGGGGAACGAGACGTTCTTCGCCTCCAACCGCGCGGAGCTGAGCGTGCAGGCGACGCAGGTGCTCAACGACATCGGCCCCGTGCTCGCGCCGACGCCGTACCAGGTGTCCGTGGAGGGCCACGCCGACCTGCGGCAGCCTGGCGCCCCGTACCCGACCAACTGGGAGCTCTCCGCCGGGCGCGCGACGAGCGTGCTGCGTCACCTGGTGGAGACGGACGGCTTCCCCCAGGAACGCATCGTCGCCCTCAGCTACGGCTCGGCCCGGCCGTTGGCCAGCGCCACCGGAACGACCGACGCCGATCTCGCCCTCAACCGCCGAGTGGATGTGGTGGTCCTGTCGAACCAAGAGGACGCCATCCGGAAACTCATCCCGCAGGTGCTCGGTTCGACGACCACGGCGTCCGGGTAG
- a CDS encoding flagellar biosynthetic protein FliO — protein sequence MDTLFVALRVLVVLGVIVALLWYVQRRVTKGKRGVRRGNAVTVVGRQGVGSKASVVVVDVDGTRFVLGVTERNVNVLASGDRPVDLEAEVTPIARVRQTFAKPLNPQSPVSQQSQLDHRTPIEDHPMTAQDDAQDALPSAAAGRQVGAVKPAKNSRQDADYLTAQGRASVFDEALKGSILSPATWRQASSAVRPKK from the coding sequence GTGGACACCCTGTTCGTCGCCTTGCGCGTTCTCGTCGTTCTCGGCGTGATCGTCGCTCTGCTCTGGTACGTGCAACGGCGCGTCACCAAGGGCAAGCGCGGCGTGCGCCGCGGCAACGCCGTGACCGTGGTCGGCCGCCAGGGCGTCGGCTCGAAGGCGTCGGTCGTCGTGGTGGATGTGGACGGCACCCGGTTCGTGCTCGGCGTCACGGAGCGGAACGTCAACGTGCTCGCCTCCGGTGACCGCCCGGTCGACCTGGAGGCGGAGGTCACCCCGATCGCCCGCGTGCGGCAAACGTTCGCCAAGCCCCTTAACCCGCAGAGCCCGGTCAGCCAGCAGAGCCAGCTCGACCACCGGACCCCCATCGAAGACCACCCCATGACCGCCCAGGACGACGCGCAGGATGCGCTCCCGTCCGCAGCAGCAGGACGGCAGGTGGGCGCCGTGAAGCCCGCGAAGAACTCCAGGCAGGATGCCGATTACCTGACGGCGCAGGGACGCGCCTCCGTATTCGACGAGGCCCTCAAGGGCTCGATCCTGTCACCGGCAACGTGGAGGCAGGCGAGCTCGGCGGTGCGGCCCAAGAAGTGA